GCGAACCGCAGTTGGAAAAAGCGATCGGTAGCATAGAGCAAAATTTGGGGAGACTTGCGAAGAAAGGATTATTTCCCGAATCGGAGATCAAGGCGGCTATTTCCAGGATCAACAAAATCAACGACCTCGAAGAGTTAGAGGATGCGGATTGTATCATCGAAGCCGTTAGCGAAGACGAAAAAATTAAAATAAGCTTATTTGAACGACTAGATAAGATTGCGAAGAAAGAATCTATACTAGCATCGAATACTTCCTCCATTTCGATAACTAGAATCGCTTCTGCGACAAGTCGGCCCGAAAAGGTGATCGGACTACATTTCATGAATCCGGTCCCTATGATGAAATTGGTGGAGATCATTCGCGGCCATAATACTTCCGATAGCACTTATGAAACCGCTCGAACGCTTGTGGATAAGCTAGGAAAGGAGTCCTGCGTGTCGGAAGACTATCCTGCGTTCATAGTTAACCGCGTACTGATTCCCATGATTAACGAAGCCATTTTTGCCGTTTATGAGGGAGTCGGAAAACCGGAAGAAATCGATAAAGGGATGAAACTCGGGACGAATCAACCGATGGGCCCGATCACGTTGGCGGACTTTATCGGCTTAGATACCTGCCTTGCGGTTATGAACGTTTTGTTTAGCGGGTTTAAAGAGCCGAAGTATAGGCCATGTCCTCTCCTCGTAAAAATGGTCGAAGCCGGGCATTTGGGAAGGAAATCCGGAAAGGGATTTTATAATTACACAAATTAGTATTCGTTCATTAACTAAATGAACGGTTTTTCGTATTAATAAAGGAAGATAAAATTATGAATTTTGAATTGAATGAAGAACACTTAACATTGAGAGAAAGTGTCCGAGAATTCGTGGAAGAGAAAATCAAGCCGATAGCTTCGAAGATCGACGAAGAACATAAAATGCCGGACGATCTTATATCTCAGATTGCCGAAATGGGATTTCTGGGGAGTTACTTACCCGAGAAATATCAGGGAGCCGGTTTGGACATTCTTTCTTACGTTATTATAATAGAAGAAGTTTCGAAAGCTTGTGCCTCTACGGGAGTATTGATTTCCGGTCATACCTCCCTTGCGTGTGATCCGATTTATCGATTCGGAACGGATGCGCAAAAAGAGAAATGGCTTCCGGACTTGGCGTTAGGTCGTAAAATCGGTTGCTTCCTGCTAACAGAACCGGACGCAGGTAGCGACGTGGCCAATCTGACTACGACATATCGGAAGGAAGGCGATTATTATATTCTGAACGGGAGTAAGAATTTCATCACTAACGGAGCGCATCTCGGGACAGGCGTCGTATTTGCCACCTCGGATCGAAACCTGAAACATAAAGGCGTCACCGCTTTCATATTAGATTTGAAGTCGGAAGGCGTGGTTATTTTAAAGAACGAAAATAAACTCGGAATCCGAGGCAGCTATACGACGGCTTTCGCTTTGGACGATGTGCGAATCCCTATCGAGAATCTTTTGGGAGCGGAACATCAAGGTTTTAAGATCAG
This window of the Leptospira broomii serovar Hurstbridge str. 5399 genome carries:
- a CDS encoding 3-hydroxybutyryl-CoA dehydrogenase, which translates into the protein MIRLGVVGAGQMGSGISQVLAQSGYHVQLFDISEPQLEKAIGSIEQNLGRLAKKGLFPESEIKAAISRINKINDLEELEDADCIIEAVSEDEKIKISLFERLDKIAKKESILASNTSSISITRIASATSRPEKVIGLHFMNPVPMMKLVEIIRGHNTSDSTYETARTLVDKLGKESCVSEDYPAFIVNRVLIPMINEAIFAVYEGVGKPEEIDKGMKLGTNQPMGPITLADFIGLDTCLAVMNVLFSGFKEPKYRPCPLLVKMVEAGHLGRKSGKGFYNYTN
- a CDS encoding acyl-CoA dehydrogenase family protein; translated protein: MNFELNEEHLTLRESVREFVEEKIKPIASKIDEEHKMPDDLISQIAEMGFLGSYLPEKYQGAGLDILSYVIIIEEVSKACASTGVLISGHTSLACDPIYRFGTDAQKEKWLPDLALGRKIGCFLLTEPDAGSDVANLTTTYRKEGDYYILNGSKNFITNGAHLGTGVVFATSDRNLKHKGVTAFILDLKSEGVVILKNENKLGIRGSYTTAFALDDVRIPIENLLGAEHQGFKISMETLNGGRIGIAAQALGIGEGAFERSISYAKDRKQFGKPIADLQAIQFKLADMFTRLEQSKMLTYRAAWAKENLPNYTLESAMCKVSASEAATFVTKEAIQIHGGYGFITDYEVERMFRDAKITEIYEGTSEIQRVVISKMLLQ